One window from the genome of Deltaproteobacteria bacterium CG2_30_66_27 encodes:
- a CDS encoding imidazole glycerol phosphate synthase subunit HisF: protein MLAKRIIPCLDVKDGRVVKGVRFVDLRDAGDPVEISRRYDGEEADELVFLDITASHEKRDILIDVVRKTAEQVFMPLTVGGGIRTIEDIRSLLLAGADKVSINTAAVADPDFVRHAAERFGSQCTVVAIDARAVPGRSGKWEVYTHGGRKPTGLDVVEWARRMEECGSGEILLTSMDRDGTRDGYDIPLTRFVADAVRVPVIASGGVGTLAHLLEGVTAGRADAVLAASIFHYGEHTVGEAKEYLRRHGVSVRQAATK from the coding sequence GTGCTGGCGAAGCGGATCATCCCGTGTCTGGACGTGAAGGACGGCCGCGTCGTCAAGGGTGTCCGGTTCGTGGACCTGCGGGACGCCGGAGACCCGGTGGAGATTTCGCGGCGGTACGACGGCGAAGAGGCGGACGAGCTCGTCTTTCTCGATATCACGGCGTCCCACGAAAAGAGGGACATCCTGATCGACGTCGTCCGGAAGACGGCGGAACAGGTCTTCATGCCGCTCACCGTGGGCGGCGGGATTCGCACGATCGAGGACATCCGGAGCCTGCTGCTCGCGGGGGCCGACAAGGTGTCGATCAACACGGCCGCCGTCGCCGATCCCGACTTCGTCCGCCATGCGGCCGAGCGGTTCGGGAGCCAGTGCACGGTTGTGGCGATCGACGCACGGGCGGTGCCGGGCCGGTCCGGGAAGTGGGAGGTGTACACCCACGGCGGGCGGAAGCCGACCGGCCTCGACGTGGTGGAGTGGGCGAGGCGGATGGAGGAGTGCGGCTCCGGCGAGATCCTGCTGACCAGCATGGACCGCGACGGCACCCGGGACGGTTACGATATCCCGCTGACGCGCTTCGTCGCGGACGCGGTTCGCGTCCCCGTGATCGCTTCGGGCGGAGTGGGGACGCTAGCGCACCTGCTGGAAGGGGTGACGGCGGGGAGGGCGGACGCGGTGCTCGCGGCCTCCATCTTCCACTACGGGGAACACACCGTGGGGGAGGCGAAGGAGTACCTGCGGCGTCACGGCGTATCCGTACGGCAGGCCGCGACGAAATAA
- a CDS encoding phosphoribosyl-AMP cyclohydrolase — MGQVKFDDRGLVPVVTQDVDDNVVLMVAWANAEAIRNSFTSGHATYWSRSRKSLWVKGETSGHFQDVEEILYDCDVDTLLYRVRQKGAACHTGERTCFYRSAYRRGGKSNE, encoded by the coding sequence ATCGGGCAGGTGAAATTCGACGACCGGGGGCTGGTCCCGGTCGTCACGCAGGACGTGGACGACAACGTGGTTCTCATGGTGGCGTGGGCGAACGCCGAGGCGATCCGGAACAGCTTCACGAGCGGGCACGCGACTTACTGGAGCCGATCCAGGAAATCCCTCTGGGTGAAGGGAGAGACGTCGGGGCACTTCCAGGACGTGGAGGAGATCCTCTACGACTGCGATGTCGACACATTGTTGTACCGTGTACGGCAGAAGGGCGCCGCGTGCCACACGGGGGAACGGACGTGCTTTTACCGCAGTGCATACCGGCGAGGGGGAAAATCGAATGAGTGA
- a CDS encoding 30S ribosomal protein S21 gives MPGVRVKEEEPFESVLKRFKKQCEKAGILSEIRKREHFEKPSVKKKKKALAARKRALKKLKKMVGRR, from the coding sequence ATGCCGGGCGTCCGCGTGAAGGAAGAGGAGCCCTTCGAGAGCGTACTGAAGCGGTTCAAGAAGCAGTGCGAGAAAGCCGGGATTCTTTCGGAAATCCGCAAGCGGGAACATTTCGAAAAGCCCAGCGTCAAGAAGAAGAAGAAGGCGCTGGCGGCCAGGAAGCGCGCTTTGAAGAAACTCAAGAAGATGGTGGGCAGGCGCTGA
- a CDS encoding DNA primase has product MGGRISDSTIREVRDRTDIVAVVSETVPLTRAGASFRGLCPFHREKTPSFFVHPARQAFKCFGCGEGGSVFHFLMKARNLSFADSVEELAERCGVVVRYEGGAARSRPKEDLYDLLRLAAEMYRELLGSPSGKAGREFLRRRGVTPEAEREFALGWCGRGGELLSALKRKGIDPARGEAAGLLLPSGNAYRERFRGRVLFPIGDARGRIRGFGGRAVDDAVPKYLNSPESELYRKSFLLYGLYQALPAIRSEGRVLVVEGYMDLIGLWQKGIRGVVATCGTSLTESHARTLKRLSENVILFYDGDIAGKKAAVRSGGPLYAAGVSPKALFPPKGMDPDDWAKAAPPEELTRRITGAVPLMESIERGASRKHDLATISGKLSYVQLMAEYLRWVTDPAERELYAQRVAQTAGLPVETIHRQVGPSGAALFPEGGAPPRRKDSCVEESYLLRLLVVDPSLAITARTDGVGEFLSGKDALEALEYLADMAERTPGETEFPLGEDLPDGVRKLLSAELVLADVSPEEARRRYPGAVLSLRIRRARQETEELQEKVKGAPGEEASLLFDRVVAAKRELERLESERRSR; this is encoded by the coding sequence TTGGGAGGTCGGATCTCCGACAGCACGATCCGGGAAGTGCGGGACCGGACGGACATCGTGGCGGTCGTCTCCGAGACGGTCCCCCTGACCCGTGCCGGGGCGAGTTTCCGCGGCCTGTGCCCCTTCCACCGGGAAAAGACCCCGTCGTTCTTTGTCCACCCCGCCCGGCAGGCGTTCAAGTGCTTCGGCTGCGGGGAGGGGGGATCGGTCTTCCACTTCCTGATGAAGGCGCGCAACCTTTCCTTCGCGGACTCGGTCGAGGAACTCGCCGAGCGGTGCGGCGTGGTGGTCCGGTACGAGGGTGGGGCGGCCCGTTCACGGCCGAAAGAGGATCTCTACGACCTTCTCCGCCTCGCGGCGGAAATGTACCGGGAGCTTCTGGGCTCCCCCTCCGGGAAGGCCGGGAGGGAGTTTCTGCGGCGGCGTGGAGTAACCCCCGAAGCCGAGCGCGAGTTCGCCCTCGGTTGGTGCGGCCGGGGCGGTGAATTGCTCTCCGCGCTGAAGCGGAAAGGGATCGATCCGGCGCGTGGGGAGGCGGCGGGCCTCCTGCTCCCTTCCGGGAACGCGTACCGGGAGCGGTTCCGGGGGCGTGTGCTCTTCCCGATCGGGGACGCGAGGGGCCGCATCCGCGGTTTCGGGGGCCGGGCGGTGGACGACGCCGTCCCGAAGTACCTCAACTCCCCCGAGTCCGAGTTGTACCGGAAGAGTTTCCTCCTGTACGGTCTGTACCAGGCGCTCCCGGCGATCCGGAGCGAAGGCCGCGTGCTTGTGGTCGAAGGGTACATGGACCTGATCGGCCTGTGGCAGAAAGGAATCCGGGGCGTCGTGGCGACGTGCGGGACCTCGCTCACGGAGAGTCACGCCCGAACGCTGAAGCGTTTGTCGGAAAACGTCATCCTCTTCTACGACGGCGACATCGCGGGGAAAAAGGCCGCGGTGCGGTCCGGGGGTCCTTTGTACGCGGCGGGGGTGAGCCCGAAAGCCCTCTTTCCCCCGAAGGGAATGGACCCGGACGACTGGGCGAAGGCGGCGCCGCCGGAGGAGTTGACCCGGCGGATCACGGGGGCGGTTCCCCTCATGGAGTCGATCGAGCGCGGGGCCTCCAGGAAGCACGATCTCGCGACCATCTCCGGGAAACTTTCGTACGTGCAGCTGATGGCGGAATATCTTCGATGGGTGACCGACCCGGCGGAGCGGGAGCTTTACGCACAGCGGGTGGCGCAGACGGCGGGGCTTCCCGTGGAGACGATCCACCGGCAGGTCGGGCCGTCGGGCGCTGCGCTCTTTCCGGAAGGGGGTGCCCCGCCGCGGAGGAAGGATTCCTGCGTCGAGGAGAGCTACCTCCTGCGGTTGCTGGTCGTGGATCCCTCCCTCGCCATCACGGCGCGCACCGACGGGGTCGGGGAGTTCCTCTCAGGGAAGGACGCCCTGGAAGCCCTGGAGTACCTGGCGGACATGGCCGAGCGGACCCCCGGGGAGACGGAATTCCCGCTCGGGGAAGATCTCCCCGACGGGGTGCGGAAACTTCTGTCCGCCGAGCTCGTGCTGGCGGACGTTTCCCCGGAGGAGGCGCGCAGGCGCTACCCGGGGGCGGTCCTTTCCCTCCGGATCCGCCGGGCGCGGCAGGAGACCGAGGAGTTGCAGGAGAAGGTGAAGGGTGCGCCGGGCGAGGAGGCTTCGCTGCTCTTCGACCGGGTGGTGGCCGCGAAGCGTGAGCTGGAGCGGCTGGAATCGGAACGCAGATCCCGATGA
- a CDS encoding histidine triad nucleotide-binding protein — translation MSDECIFCKIARKEVPTRPVYEDHDLLAFDDIHPVAPVHVIIVPKEHMVNLNDAGRNDIPVLGKALRLAAKIADERGVAESGYRVVVNNGEQGGQVVPHLHFHLVGGRPLAPGLG, via the coding sequence ATGAGTGACGAGTGCATTTTCTGCAAGATCGCGCGGAAAGAGGTTCCGACGCGGCCCGTGTACGAGGACCACGACCTGCTCGCGTTCGACGACATCCACCCGGTGGCGCCGGTCCACGTGATCATCGTCCCGAAGGAGCACATGGTCAACCTGAACGACGCGGGCAGGAACGACATCCCCGTACTCGGGAAGGCGTTGCGTCTGGCCGCGAAGATCGCCGACGAGAGGGGCGTCGCCGAGTCGGGATACCGGGTCGTGGTGAACAACGGGGAACAGGGGGGGCAGGTCGTCCCCCATTTGCACTTCCACCTCGTCGGCGGCCGGCCACTCGCCCCCGGGCTGGGCTGA